The DNA segment ACACTTCCCCAATCCCCGAAATTATTAAAATTTGAAACTCTTCTTGTTGCATTTTTTTTGTAATAGCCGGGGTGATAATCGATTCAATATCTAGAATTCCCTGTAATTCTTCTTTTAGCTCATCTCTGTCGAGCGTCGTTTCGTTTTCAAGTAACCACTCCAAGTCACCTTCTTCCTTTAGAATTTCAATAACGAGGCTATACAGGTTTATCTCTAATACCTTGACTTGAATATCTGACAAATAATTTGTCAATTGCTTTATTAATAAATTGACGTCATTTTGTAATACAGGATCAAATGGACAAATATGAAACGGAATATCCCCATTTAAGCCTTCCATATTTAAAAAAGAATCACTTTGTAATACGTCAGTCAAATGAACATACGCGTCAGATAAATTAGCTTTGGTTAAACCACTATTAAATTTGTTGGCCATGATTAAAACTCTGCTCCAGGGTAAATTCTCATATCATCAATATTTGTTAACTGGATCAATTCTCTTAGTTGAGGAGAAAGGTTTTGATGCAATAGTTCTTTGTCTTTGTTTACTAACCCGCACTCGGCTAACATTTTGAACATAGTTTGCTGGGCTTTGTATCTTGATTGTTGAGTAATGTTGTCTAGATTACTGTGCCATTCTGCTTTAGCGTTAAAAAAAGCATTATAATCTTCTGTATACAATTGGAATCTACTCTTAGTGAAATGCTCAGACAAAACCTCAATGGCAAATTGATATGTAAATAAGTATTGACGACAGATAGCCAGCCAAACCAATTGCTTAGCGTCTGAATCTGATGTGGTCATTAGCGACAATTCATCATCAGTTAAATTTTTGAGACGTTTAGAAACCTCACCGTATATTGTGCGGGATGTACTCTCGGTTCGAGCTTGTAAAAGATTATTTTTTAAAACTTCGTCACGAACCAACTTCCAATCTTTAAGGTGAGTGTATTGCTCTGCTACTAATCTACTTTCATGAATTAATGCTGGTCTTAATGTAAGTGACAGCTTGTATTTGGTATCACTCATTTACGACTCCCTTCCGACGACTCGGAAGCACTTCCACTTATAACCCATTCATCTACTTCAATAGCCTTGAACTTCCAAAAGCGACCGATGCGATGTGCAGGTAAGCCTTTCTTATCACGCCATGCGTAAATTGTGTCTTTACTAACACCTAAATAACCTGCAATTTCCTCGACAGAAAGCCAACGCTCAGTCATGATTTCCACCAATAAAATAATTTATAAACAACCGCGACTATGCCATGTAATTAAGGACATGTAAATCGGGTTTGGTAGGCATAAGTATGAATAGGTTAACTTAAGTATGCATTAGAAGCTGTGATAGCTATTATCATCCTTAATTATTTTCAATTACTGTCACTTTATATGTACGTTATTGTGTGTTAAAGATCCTTGATGTCCGACTTTTCGTAACTAACAAAATGTACGGAGATATTTCTAAGCCTTGCTGCACTATAAATATTGAGCGGCACTGATTCATTTTTATCTATAGCTTGTAAACGAAAAAATAATGAACATCTGCCGTTTATTCATATTTATTGATTAAATAACGCTGAATATTTCTAGATCCAAAAGCCTCTGCTATTGCTAAACAATTAATATCTTCATTAGTTACCGGATGCTTGTATGAAATCAATGGATCGCCGCCATGCTCGATCATCGCTTAAAAGGCATGGAAAAATACCGTTACCGCGAAGATGCAGTCGAGGTGGCAACTGCTTTCTTCGATAACGCTGATGGCCTAGTGCAAGACGGTCCAATCCGTGAGACCTACAACCCACTAACAGGTGAACAACAAGGCGCACCAAATTTATCTTGGAGTGCTGCTCATCTATACATGTTATATAACGACTTCTTTACTGAAGAAACTAAGTAATTGAAGTTCCCCTAGCTGAAGCAAGGGGATTCTTGTCGTCTACGGTTTAGGCATTGCAATATTAAATTGCGTTAGTCTTCTAAAACCTCTTACAAGCATTTAACGTGTCGGTACTACCTACCGCCACAAATTATTTAAGCTGCTAGTCTTAATCCCTCTTTATGGATATTGATAGCAGCATTATGATCTCTATCGTGAACAGCGCCGCATGCGCAAGTCCACGTCCTGATCGCTAATGACCACTGCCCAGCGTATAACGCTCCACACTCGCTGCACATTTTAGACGAAGGAAACCACTGGCTAATAGCTGATAATTTACGCCCGTACCAATCAGCCTTATATTCTAACTGCCTTGCTATTTCACCGAAATTAGCATCATGGAGATGCTTTGCCAACTTGCGATTTTTCACCATATTTTTGACTTTCAATGACTCGATCCCTATCACTTGGTTTTCGTTTATAAGTGTCGACGTCATTTTATGCGTAAAGTCTCTACGGGAATTCGCTATCTTTTCGTGAAGCCTTAGCGAGTTTTTTCGCATATCGATTTATTAAGCGCGGGTTGTTAAATTTAACGCCATCCGAGCAGATCGCTAAATCTTTAATGCCAACATCGACACCGACCGTTTTATTAACAATCGGCAGCTGTTTTATCGCTTCTTTCACTAATATTGAAACAAAATACTTACCTGATTTAGTCTTGGATACGGTAAGTGAACTTGGTTTTCCAGTGAAGTAGCGCGACCACTTTATTTTAAGCGGTTGCTTCATTTTAGCGAGTAATAATGATTGTTTATCTGCATCCCATTTGAACCCGTTACTCATGTAACTGGCTGATTGATAATTATGCTTTGATTTAAATTTAGGGTAACCAAACCCTGACTTAAAAAAGGACTGAAAACCTTTGTTAAGGTGTTTTAACGCCTGTTGCAAAGGCACGCTTGATATGTCTTTCAGCCACAAAAGGTCGGGGTTCTTTTTAAGCTGAGTGAGGTTCTTACTCCAATCGTTATAATTGGTTTTATTGCCTAGTTCATACTGCGCTTTAGAAAACGCCAATGCTGAATTATAAGCGACACGCACACAACCAAATGTCTGAGAAAGCATGACTGCTTGCTCGTTATTCGGGTAAAATCTGTATTTGTACGCGATTAACTTCAAAATAACACCTTAATTAACTGTATATAATTCCAGTATCAAGTTCTAAATTTAGACCTTGTCACTTTGTATGTCAACAGAATAAAAGCCAGAGCGCTTATTGCTTCGCAATAACGACTTACATTCCCGACATAAATGACGGGGTTTTACGTCAAAGATGATAAAGTAAAGTAAAAAAGAACAATGGAATAACTAACCAATTTAAATTACGGTTAGTTCGATAATAAAGGTCATCACTATAAAATGATGACCTTTTTATTTACCCACTAATAATGCTAATCTAACTGTCCTTCAGTCAATTAGCAGTCGATGTAATGAAAGCACAATCCAAATCACGCTCTAAACTATTTTCTCAATTATTTTCCAAATTACCCTCTAAAGAAAGTCCATTTGTGTTTCTCGCCCTTGCCGGCATAGTCATGACCATGACCTTTTCCGCCTGGAATGCCCTGCTAAATAACTTTGCTATCGAGAATGCTGCGTTTACCGGGGCTGAAATTGGCACGCTGCAATCGATACGTGAAATACCGGGTTTACTGGCTTTCACGGCTGCGTTTATATTGCTGGTATTAACAGAACAAGTCTTGGCCATTATCGCCTTGTCGTTATTATGCATAGGGGTGGCGATAACGGGTTTCTTCCCGTCTGTTTATGGCTTGTATGCCACCACAGTGCTGATGTCGATAGGTTTCCATTATTACGAGACCATCAACCAATCATTAAGCCTGCAATGGTTTAGTAAAGCCGAAGCACCTGCACTGCTAGGCCGTCTGTTAGCGATTAAATCATTTGCAGCGCTCTGTACCTTCGCCGGTATTTGGCTAGCATTTAGTGTGTTTGATACTGACTACATCACTGTATACATGGTCTGTGGATCACTCGGGTTAGCTATCACCGCGTGGTTAGCAACCCATAAGCCTAAAACCGAAAACACGCATGTACAACATAAAAAACTCATCTTGCGTAAGCAATGGAATGGACACCGCCTCACCCTTTCGCGCTGTTGATTATGGTGTAGGCTGTAAGCAGGTGAATTTTATTTATCATAGGTGACATATTATGAAAAATATAATTAGAGTTGGTGTTGATTTGGCAAAAAACGTGTTTCATATTCATGCTATTGATGAGAATGAAACAATAGTTTGGCAAGGAAAATACAATCGCACCACTTGGTTGAAGGCGATTGTGAAACGAGTACCAACAACCGCGGTAATCGGCATGGAAGCTTGTGGTTCAGCTAATTATTGGGCAAGAGAGCTCACAGCACTTGGTTAC comes from the Moritella yayanosii genome and includes:
- a CDS encoding RNA-guided endonuclease TnpB family protein, which produces MRKNSLRLHEKIANSRRDFTHKMTSTLINENQVIGIESLKVKNMVKNRKLAKHLHDANFGEIARQLEYKADWYGRKLSAISQWFPSSKMCSECGALYAGQWSLAIRTWTCACGAVHDRDHNAAINIHKEGLRLAA
- a CDS encoding DUF1819 family protein, coding for MSDTKYKLSLTLRPALIHESRLVAEQYTHLKDWKLVRDEVLKNNLLQARTESTSRTIYGEVSKRLKNLTDDELSLMTTSDSDAKQLVWLAICRQYLFTYQFAIEVLSEHFTKSRFQLYTEDYNAFFNAKAEWHSNLDNITQQSRYKAQQTMFKMLAECGLVNKDKELLHQNLSPQLRELIQLTNIDDMRIYPGAEF
- a CDS encoding MFS transporter, yielding MKAQSKSRSKLFSQLFSKLPSKESPFVFLALAGIVMTMTFSAWNALLNNFAIENAAFTGAEIGTLQSIREIPGLLAFTAAFILLVLTEQVLAIIALSLLCIGVAITGFFPSVYGLYATTVLMSIGFHYYETINQSLSLQWFSKAEAPALLGRLLAIKSFAALCTFAGIWLAFSVFDTDYITVYMVCGSLGLAITAWLATHKPKTENTHVQHKKLILRKQWNGHRLTLSRC
- a CDS encoding DUF1788 domain-containing protein, producing MANKFNSGLTKANLSDAYVHLTDVLQSDSFLNMEGLNGDIPFHICPFDPVLQNDVNLLIKQLTNYLSDIQVKVLEINLYSLVIEILKEEGDLEWLLENETTLDRDELKEELQGILDIESIITPAITKKMQQEEFQILIISGIGEVFPYIRSNNILSNLQKNAKDKPTLMFFPGEYKHSLETGASLVLFGKLEDDKYYRAFNILDRAI
- a CDS encoding transposase; translated protein: MKLIAYKYRFYPNNEQAVMLSQTFGCVRVAYNSALAFSKAQYELGNKTNYNDWSKNLTQLKKNPDLLWLKDISSVPLQQALKHLNKGFQSFFKSGFGYPKFKSKHNYQSASYMSNGFKWDADKQSLLLAKMKQPLKIKWSRYFTGKPSSLTVSKTKSGKYFVSILVKEAIKQLPIVNKTVGVDVGIKDLAICSDGVKFNNPRLINRYAKKLAKASRKDSEFP
- a CDS encoding helix-turn-helix domain-containing protein gives rise to the protein MTERWLSVEEIAGYLGVSKDTIYAWRDKKGLPAHRIGRFWKFKAIEVDEWVISGSASESSEGSRK